The following coding sequences lie in one Deltaproteobacteria bacterium genomic window:
- a CDS encoding DUF2621 family protein, translated as MDDVTFFGLSHVDVLVSDLPRARRLYAETLGFVVRAEGEGWLDLDAGSTSLRLIAVRNPEQRVSLRVQSPTVERALEHLQRAGAKLLYPAARTPELEIMGAVRDPDGNTIVVWRALSEDEYDFVPELPTVLSWQPEAETMLKSLLKSVPALFRALARRRVVAVTEELAARTKLVTREEVIRGFILSSPKVTRGRNRKPLIEHGVDVDRYQADWDAE; from the coding sequence ATGGACGACGTCACCTTCTTCGGCCTCAGCCACGTGGACGTGCTGGTCTCGGACCTGCCGCGCGCGCGGCGGCTCTACGCCGAGACGCTCGGCTTCGTGGTGCGGGCCGAGGGCGAGGGCTGGCTCGACCTCGACGCGGGCAGCACTTCGCTGCGCCTGATCGCGGTGCGCAACCCGGAGCAGCGGGTGTCGCTGCGCGTGCAGTCGCCGACGGTCGAGCGTGCGCTCGAGCACCTCCAGCGCGCGGGCGCCAAGCTGCTCTACCCCGCCGCACGAACGCCAGAGCTCGAGATCATGGGGGCGGTGCGCGACCCCGATGGCAACACCATCGTGGTGTGGCGCGCACTGAGCGAGGACGAGTACGACTTCGTGCCCGAACTGCCGACGGTGCTGTCGTGGCAGCCAGAGGCCGAGACCATGCTGAAGTCGTTGCTCAAGAGCGTGCCGGCGCTGTTCCGCGCGTTGGCGCGGCGTCGCGTGGTCGCGGTGACGGAGGAACTCGCCGCCCGCACCAAGCTGGTCACGCGTGAGGAGGTGATCCGTGGCTTCATCCTCTCGAGCCCGAAGGTCACCCGCGGACGCAACCGCAAGCCGCTCATCGAGCACGGCGTCGACGTCGATCGCTACCAGGCCGACTGGGACGCGGAGTAG
- the cyaY gene encoding iron donor protein CyaY — translation MERDEFIKLSSHALEHIERTLGALEHDALDVQLAGDVLTLSFDDGVRFVVNAHSAAGQIWMAAGRTAWHFDWVPERERWVASKNGDELMGTLARSVGGKLGVDVSL, via the coding sequence GTGGAGCGAGACGAGTTCATCAAGCTGTCGTCGCACGCGCTCGAACACATCGAGCGTACGCTCGGCGCGCTCGAGCACGATGCGCTCGATGTCCAGCTGGCCGGTGACGTGCTGACACTGTCGTTCGACGACGGCGTGCGTTTCGTGGTCAACGCCCACAGCGCCGCGGGTCAGATCTGGATGGCCGCGGGCCGCACGGCGTGGCACTTCGACTGGGTGCCCGAGCGCGAGCGGTGGGTCGCGAGCAAGAACGGCGACGAGCTGATGGGCACGCTCGCACGCTCGGTGGGTGGCAAGCTGGGCGTCGACGTGTCGCTGTGA
- the asnS gene encoding asparagine--tRNA ligase translates to MQSVRTRIAEVLAWSPPRADVRVKGWLRTVRDSKQVVFLELNDGSSMANLQIVVDPALSNLDDVRRLTTGSSVSVCGELVASPAKGQTVELHATQVEIIGRADPDFPLQKKRHSFEYLRTIAHLRARTNTYGAVFRVRSALAHAVHCFFQDRGFVYVHTPIITASDAEGAGEMFRVTTLDPAAPPKTEGGAIDWDSDFFARQAYLTVSGQLNGETFALGLGDIYTFGPTFRAENSNTSRHVAEFWMIEPEMPFYDLDDNCTLAEAFVKHLVGTLLERCAADVEFFNERIDQGLIARLRHVLESGFDRMTYGEAVERLTASGQKFEYPVFFGANLQAEHERHLTENIVGRPVFVTDYPKEIKAFYMRRNDDGRTVAAVDLLVPQVGELIGGSQREERHDVLLESLQHAGLSPESYAWYLDTRRYGTAPHAGFGLGFERMIMYGTGMQNIRDVIPFPRTPRHCDF, encoded by the coding sequence ATGCAGTCCGTTCGCACCCGCATCGCCGAAGTGCTGGCCTGGAGTCCTCCGCGCGCCGATGTGCGCGTCAAGGGCTGGCTTCGCACCGTCCGTGACAGCAAGCAGGTCGTCTTCCTCGAGCTGAACGACGGCTCGTCGATGGCCAACCTGCAGATCGTCGTGGATCCGGCGCTGTCGAACCTCGACGACGTCCGCCGCCTCACCACCGGCTCGTCGGTGTCGGTGTGCGGCGAGTTGGTCGCCTCACCCGCGAAGGGGCAGACCGTAGAGCTGCACGCCACGCAGGTCGAGATCATCGGGCGCGCCGACCCGGACTTCCCGCTGCAGAAGAAGCGCCACAGCTTCGAGTACCTGCGAACGATCGCCCACCTGCGCGCGCGTACGAACACCTACGGCGCCGTGTTTCGAGTCCGTAGCGCGCTCGCCCACGCGGTGCACTGCTTCTTCCAGGACCGCGGCTTCGTCTACGTGCACACGCCGATCATCACCGCCAGCGACGCCGAGGGTGCGGGCGAGATGTTCCGCGTGACCACGCTCGACCCGGCGGCGCCACCGAAGACCGAGGGCGGTGCGATCGACTGGGACTCCGACTTCTTCGCGCGGCAGGCCTACCTCACCGTGTCCGGGCAGCTCAACGGCGAGACCTTCGCGCTGGGGCTCGGTGACATCTACACCTTCGGCCCGACGTTCCGCGCCGAGAACTCGAACACGAGTCGCCACGTCGCCGAGTTCTGGATGATCGAGCCGGAGATGCCGTTCTACGATCTCGACGACAACTGCACGCTGGCCGAGGCCTTCGTGAAGCACCTGGTCGGCACGCTGCTCGAGCGCTGCGCCGCCGACGTCGAGTTCTTCAACGAACGCATCGATCAGGGTCTGATCGCCCGACTTCGTCATGTGCTCGAGTCCGGCTTCGATCGCATGACCTACGGCGAGGCGGTCGAGCGACTCACGGCGAGCGGTCAGAAGTTCGAGTATCCGGTCTTCTTCGGCGCGAACCTGCAAGCCGAGCACGAGCGCCACCTGACCGAGAACATCGTCGGTCGGCCGGTCTTCGTCACGGACTACCCGAAGGAGATCAAGGCGTTCTACATGCGGCGCAACGACGATGGCCGCACGGTCGCGGCCGTCGATCTGTTGGTTCCGCAGGTCGGCGAGCTCATCGGTGGCTCACAACGCGAGGAGCGACACGACGTGCTGTTGGAGTCGCTGCAGCACGCGGGCCTCTCGCCGGAGAGCTACGCGTGGTACCTCGACACGCGCCGCTACGGCACGGCGCCGCACGCCGGCTTCGGCCTCGGCTTCGAGCGCATGATCATGTACGGCACCGGCATGCAGAACATTCGCGACGTGATCCCGTTCCCCCGCACGCCGCGTCACTGCGACTTCTGA
- a CDS encoding formimidoylglutamate deiminase, with amino-acid sequence MSPSRTFLADAGDVDGAWITLPRWDVDEDGIIVRAGPRDALASVPVAEVVRDFGRAVVLPGFVNAHSHAFQRGIRGATHHRNHDDDDFWSWRTAMYGAATQLDPDGVFEITRRAFAEMLAVGITCVGEFHYLHHRPDGSRYDAPDLLSEQIVRAAAHVGIRLVLLETYYERAGHGAPALPEQRRFCDGSVEAYLERLERLRARGVAVGIAPHSVRAVSAPSLRALAEHANTHGLPLHAHVSEQPRENQLCMAEHGCSPLQLLRDSGCLDRPGAFTAVHAIHVDDDDRRLLTGHQVCACPTTEADLGDGIVPASSYAEAGVRIALGSDSNTVIDLLQEARWLELGERWRTGRRVRLAAAGVGLGGVLLRMCTRDAARALGRPELGSLRAGAPFDAAVIGRDHRVLESVADHDLLDAILMAGTGALVTHVVVGGREILP; translated from the coding sequence GTGAGCCCATCGCGCACGTTCCTCGCCGATGCGGGCGATGTCGACGGCGCCTGGATCACGCTGCCGCGCTGGGACGTCGACGAGGACGGCATCATCGTTCGGGCCGGGCCCCGCGATGCGCTGGCATCGGTGCCCGTCGCCGAGGTCGTGCGAGACTTCGGCCGCGCGGTCGTGCTGCCGGGCTTCGTGAACGCCCACAGTCACGCGTTCCAGCGTGGCATCCGTGGCGCCACCCACCACCGCAATCACGACGACGACGACTTCTGGAGCTGGCGCACCGCCATGTACGGCGCCGCCACGCAGCTCGATCCCGACGGCGTCTTCGAGATCACCCGGCGCGCGTTCGCCGAGATGCTCGCGGTCGGGATCACCTGCGTCGGCGAGTTCCACTACCTGCACCACCGGCCCGACGGCAGCCGCTACGACGCACCGGACCTGCTCTCCGAGCAGATCGTGCGGGCCGCCGCGCACGTCGGCATCCGCCTGGTGCTGCTCGAGACCTACTACGAGCGCGCCGGACACGGGGCCCCCGCGCTGCCGGAGCAGCGCCGCTTCTGTGACGGGAGCGTCGAAGCCTACCTCGAGCGGCTCGAGCGCTTGCGTGCGCGCGGCGTGGCGGTCGGCATCGCGCCGCACTCGGTGCGGGCGGTCTCCGCCCCCTCGCTGCGCGCGCTCGCGGAGCACGCCAACACCCACGGCCTGCCGCTGCACGCCCATGTCTCCGAGCAACCGCGCGAGAACCAACTCTGCATGGCAGAGCATGGCTGTTCACCGCTGCAGCTGCTGCGCGACAGCGGTTGCCTCGATCGGCCCGGTGCGTTCACGGCCGTGCACGCCATCCACGTCGACGACGACGATCGCCGCCTGCTGACCGGTCACCAGGTGTGTGCGTGCCCAACCACCGAGGCTGATCTCGGCGATGGCATCGTGCCCGCGTCGAGCTACGCCGAGGCGGGTGTCCGCATCGCGCTCGGCAGCGACAGCAATACCGTGATCGATCTGCTGCAGGAGGCGCGCTGGCTCGAGCTCGGCGAGCGCTGGCGCACCGGCCGTCGCGTGCGGTTGGCCGCCGCCGGCGTCGGCCTGGGCGGTGTGCTGCTCCGGATGTGTACGCGCGACGCTGCACGAGCGCTCGGGCGCCCCGAGCTCGGCAGCCTGCGTGCCGGCGCCCCCTTCGACGCCGCCGTCATCGGCCGCGATCATCGCGTGCTCGAGAGCGTGGCCGATCACGATCTGCTCGACGCGATCCTGATGGCGGGCACCGGCGCGCTCGTGACCCACGTGGTCGTCGGAGGCCGCGAGATCCTGCCGTGA
- the hemJ gene encoding protoporphyrinogen oxidase HemJ: MSYDGLRALHIIAVVTWFAGLFYIFRLYVYHVENREDDRVTALLRVMERRLYRGICWPAMVITTLFGVWLWARDFSFYLASGWFHVKLTALLLLFGYHFYCGKVRRDLEAGRCRLTSRQCRLINEVPTVLLVTIVCMAVLKPF, from the coding sequence ATGTCCTACGACGGACTGCGCGCACTCCACATCATCGCAGTCGTGACGTGGTTTGCGGGCCTCTTCTACATCTTCCGGCTGTACGTCTATCACGTCGAGAATCGCGAAGACGATCGCGTCACCGCCCTGCTGCGCGTGATGGAGCGGCGACTGTATCGCGGGATCTGCTGGCCCGCGATGGTGATCACGACGCTCTTCGGCGTGTGGCTGTGGGCACGCGACTTCTCGTTCTACCTCGCGTCGGGGTGGTTCCACGTCAAGCTCACCGCGCTGTTGTTGCTGTTCGGCTATCACTTCTATTGCGGCAAGGTGCGCCGCGACCTCGAGGCCGGACGCTGCCGTCTGACCTCGCGCCAGTGTCGGTTGATCAACGAAGTGCCCACGGTGCTGCTCGTGACGATCGTCTGCATGGCCGTCCTCAAGCCGTTCTGA
- the folK gene encoding 2-amino-4-hydroxy-6-hydroxymethyldihydropteridine diphosphokinase, producing MIATALVGLGSNIEPRRDHLRTAVAAIREVFGGPVRCSPVFESRPLGPSATNFLNAAVACPVDREPARVLAALHEIEAAMGRIRTERWAARTIDLDLLAWIPDGAVRSVERDAAPILPHPGLVHRDFVLQPLLHVWPQLEHDGRKVAELLAGLPAAERLVIDGSASPL from the coding sequence GTGATCGCGACCGCCTTGGTCGGCCTGGGCAGCAACATCGAGCCCCGCCGCGATCACCTCCGCACCGCGGTCGCGGCGATTCGCGAGGTCTTCGGCGGGCCGGTGCGCTGCTCACCGGTGTTCGAGAGCCGCCCGCTCGGCCCATCGGCCACGAACTTCCTCAACGCCGCGGTCGCGTGCCCGGTCGACCGCGAGCCGGCCCGCGTGCTCGCAGCGCTGCACGAGATCGAAGCCGCCATGGGCCGCATCCGCACCGAACGCTGGGCCGCGCGCACCATCGATCTCGATCTCTTGGCGTGGATCCCGGATGGGGCCGTGCGCTCGGTCGAGCGCGACGCCGCGCCGATCCTGCCGCACCCCGGCCTGGTCCATCGCGACTTCGTGCTACAGCCGCTGCTGCACGTATGGCCGCAGCTCGAACACGACGGTCGCAAGGTCGCCGAGCTGTTGGCCGGGCTCCCGGCCGCCGAACGCCTCGTGATCGACGGCTCGGCCTCGCCGCTGTGA
- a CDS encoding acylphosphatase, protein MQWRRIRARVVGVVQGVSFRASAQANATSLGLSGFVRNEADGSVTLEIEGDQNKVEAMVEWCRQGPPGARVDDVVVLKLPPTLVRAPFSIST, encoded by the coding sequence TGCAATGGCGGCGCATTCGGGCGCGCGTGGTCGGCGTCGTGCAAGGGGTCTCGTTCCGCGCCAGCGCCCAGGCCAACGCCACCAGCCTCGGGCTCTCGGGCTTCGTCCGCAACGAGGCCGATGGCAGCGTCACGCTCGAGATCGAGGGCGATCAGAACAAGGTCGAAGCCATGGTCGAGTGGTGTCGACAGGGCCCACCAGGGGCCCGCGTCGACGACGTCGTGGTGCTGAAGCTGCCGCCCACGCTGGTGCGTGCGCCGTTCTCGATCAGCACCTGA
- a CDS encoding threonine synthase gives MTNTYLLDLRCSATGAAVPAGQLHGLSAAGRPLVCRYDLDRIARAVDRDAVSARARGMWRWRELLPLPFDAAPVTLGEGDTPLVDAQRLARALGVRQLWIKDESVEPTGSFKARGIAAAVSMAVHLGVRAFAIPSAGNAGGALAAYAARAGRPAHVFVPSDTPIVNQREVLLYGATLHRVEGLIHDCGRRVAQMREELDAFDVSTLKEPYRLEGKKTMGLEICEQLGWRVPDVVVYPTGGGTGLLGVHAAIAALARLGWLREARQPRFVVVQASGCAPIVRAWERGADEAETFEPAHTLASGLRVPKAVGDRMMLEILRETGGTAIAIDDRELLADMALLARSEGLCACPEAGACVSAIRSLRASGYIRPDDEVLTFNTGAGTKYVELLPELDGPATDRAR, from the coding sequence ATGACCAACACATACCTGCTCGATCTCCGCTGCTCGGCCACCGGCGCTGCCGTGCCCGCCGGCCAGCTCCACGGCCTGTCGGCGGCGGGACGACCGCTGGTGTGCCGCTACGATCTCGACCGCATCGCACGAGCGGTCGATCGCGATGCCGTCAGCGCGCGCGCGCGCGGGATGTGGCGCTGGCGCGAGCTGCTTCCGCTGCCGTTCGACGCAGCGCCCGTGACGCTCGGCGAGGGCGACACCCCGCTGGTCGACGCGCAACGGCTCGCACGAGCGCTGGGCGTGCGACAGCTGTGGATCAAGGACGAGAGCGTCGAGCCCACGGGGTCGTTCAAGGCGCGCGGCATCGCGGCCGCCGTCAGCATGGCGGTGCACCTGGGCGTGCGTGCGTTCGCGATCCCCTCGGCGGGCAACGCCGGTGGCGCGCTGGCGGCCTACGCTGCGCGGGCCGGACGCCCTGCGCACGTGTTCGTGCCGAGCGACACGCCCATCGTCAACCAACGCGAGGTGCTGCTCTACGGTGCGACGCTGCACCGCGTCGAAGGGCTGATCCACGACTGCGGCCGACGAGTCGCGCAGATGCGCGAGGAGCTCGACGCCTTCGATGTGTCGACGCTCAAAGAGCCCTACCGGCTCGAGGGCAAGAAGACGATGGGGCTCGAGATCTGCGAGCAGCTCGGCTGGCGCGTGCCCGATGTGGTGGTCTACCCGACCGGCGGTGGCACCGGCCTGCTGGGCGTGCACGCCGCGATCGCTGCGCTCGCGCGACTCGGCTGGCTCCGCGAGGCCCGACAACCGCGCTTCGTGGTGGTGCAGGCCAGCGGGTGCGCGCCGATCGTGCGGGCGTGGGAGCGCGGCGCCGACGAGGCCGAGACCTTCGAACCCGCGCACACGCTGGCGTCGGGGCTCCGGGTGCCCAAGGCGGTGGGCGATCGCATGATGCTGGAGATCCTCCGCGAGACCGGCGGCACCGCGATCGCGATCGACGATCGCGAGCTGCTCGCCGACATGGCGCTACTGGCCCGCAGCGAAGGCCTGTGCGCTTGCCCCGAGGCAGGCGCGTGCGTGAGCGCGATCCGATCGCTACGCGCGTCCGGCTACATCCGCCCCGACGACGAGGTGCTGACCTTCAACACCGGCGCCGGGACCAAGTACGTCGAGCTCCTGCCGGAACTCGACGGGCCGGCTACGGATCGAGCTCGGTGA
- a CDS encoding 7-carboxy-7-deazaguanine synthase QueE: MRVQETFVSIQGEGELAGVPSSFIRVSGCNLRCVWCDSPATSWAPRGDRIAVDALVERCASGPRHVVVTGGEPLLFTETVDLTKALAGRGHHVTIETAATVALPNVHADLMSMSPKLAHSTPHGRDPGWAARHEDRRRRPRIIEALMAGPWQLKFVVRAGNPDALRTDIDEIEALLAELSLPAADRAHVLLMPECIDGARLGGELAALVPLCHATGFRLGLRLHISLFGHTPGT; the protein is encoded by the coding sequence CTGCGGGTGCAGGAGACCTTCGTGTCGATCCAGGGCGAGGGCGAGCTGGCGGGCGTACCCAGCAGCTTCATCCGCGTGAGCGGCTGCAACCTGCGATGCGTGTGGTGTGACTCACCGGCGACCTCGTGGGCACCGCGCGGCGATCGCATCGCGGTCGACGCGCTGGTGGAACGCTGCGCGAGCGGGCCACGGCATGTGGTCGTGACCGGCGGCGAACCGTTGCTCTTCACGGAGACCGTCGACCTCACGAAGGCGCTGGCAGGCCGCGGCCACCACGTGACGATCGAGACCGCGGCGACCGTGGCGCTGCCGAACGTGCACGCGGATCTGATGTCGATGAGCCCGAAGCTGGCCCACAGCACGCCGCATGGGCGAGACCCAGGCTGGGCTGCGCGGCACGAGGATCGACGCCGACGGCCGCGGATCATCGAGGCGCTGATGGCGGGCCCGTGGCAGCTGAAGTTCGTGGTGCGTGCGGGGAACCCCGACGCGCTGCGCACTGACATCGACGAGATCGAAGCGCTGCTCGCCGAGCTGTCGCTACCCGCTGCCGATCGGGCCCACGTGCTGCTGATGCCCGAGTGCATCGACGGCGCACGGCTCGGTGGTGAGCTCGCGGCGCTGGTGCCCCTGTGCCACGCGACCGGCTTCCGGCTGGGCTTGCGCCTGCACATCTCCCTGTTCGGCCACACGCCCGGGACCTGA